Proteins from one Ananas comosus cultivar F153 linkage group 5, ASM154086v1, whole genome shotgun sequence genomic window:
- the LOC109710570 gene encoding probable plastidic glucose transporter 2 isoform X1 produces the protein MMHSKFNSSAYKRMSPKELTLVMDRDDESPVKTMNCAGQDDGNPSWRRSLPHVCVATITSFLFGYHVGVVNEPLESISLDLGFAGNTMEEGLVVSMCLGGAFFGCLFSGWIADGIGRRRAFQLSALPMIFGACLSASATSLEGMLAGRFLVGMGMGLGPPVASLYVTEVSPSSVRGTYGSFIQIATCLGLIGALLIGIPVKEYTAWWRVCFWVATVPAVLLAILMEFCAESPLWLYKRGRITDAEVQFERLLGGPHVKSAIAELSRSEKADEGESVRYSELFYGRHFRVVFIGTTLFALQQLSGINAVFYFSSTVFKSAGVPSNLANIFVGLANLSGSIIAMLLMDKLGRKVLLFGSFLGMATAMGLQSLAGGAHFLGSGALYLSVGGMLLFVLAFSLGAGPVPGLLLPEIFSNKIRAKAMALCMSVHWVVNFFVGLLFLQLLEQLGAQVLYSIFAAFCLIAAVFVKKNVLETKGKTLQEIEVALLSSE, from the exons ATGATGCATTCGAAGTTTAATTCTTCGGCGTACAAGAGGATGTCGCCGAAGGAGCTAACCCTAGTCATGGATCGAGACGATGAGAGCCCAG TGAAGACGATGAACTGTGCGGGGCAAGACGATGGCAATCCCTCGTGGAGGAGATCTTTGCCGCACGTGTGCGTGGCGACGATCACGTCCTTTTTGTTCGGATACCACGTTGG TGTTGTTAATGAGCCTTTGGAGAGCATCTCCTTGGATCTAGGGTTCGCCGGGAACACAATGGAGGAAG GCCTTGTGGTGAGTATGTGTTTGGGTGGTGCTTTCTTTGGGTGTTTATTTAGTGGTTGGATTGCGGACGGAATTGGGCGTCGTAGGGCCTTTCAGTTGAGTGCCTTGCCTATGATTTTCGGAGCTTGTCTGAG TGCTTCGGCCACCAGTTTGGAGGGTATGCTTGCCGGTAGATTCTTGGTTGGAATGGGAATGGGATTGGGTCCTCCAGTCGCTTCTCTCTATGTGACAGAG GTTTCTCCTTCTTCAGTGAGGGGTACTTATGGGAGCTTCATTCAGATAGCGACATGCCTTGGACTTATAGGGGCTCTCTTGATTGGGATCCCGGTTAAGGAATACACTGCATG GTGGAGAGTATGTTTTTGGGTAGCTACAGTTCCTGCTGTTTTACTTGCTATACTCATGGAGTTCTGTGCAGAAAGTCCTCTCTGGCTCTATAAG CGTGGAAGAATAACTGATGCAGAAGTTCAATTTGAACGGCTTTTGGGAGGACCTCATGTCAAATCAGCAATTGCCGAACTGTCACGCTCAGAAAAAGCAGATGAAGGAGAAAGTGTTAGGTATTCAGAATTGTTTTATGGTCGCCATTTTAGAG TTGTTTTTATTGGAACAACGCTCTTTGCTTTACAACAGCTATCGGGTATAAATGCTGTTTTCTATTTTTCGTCAACTGTGTTCAAAAGCGCGGGGGTGCCGTCAAATCTTGCCAATATTTTTGTAGGATTAGCAAATTTATCAG GCTCTATTATTGCTATGCTTTTAATGGACAAGCTAGGACGGAAGGTGCTGCTTTTTGGTAGCTTCCTTGGTATG GCAACAGCAATGGGACTTCAGTCTCTTGCAGGAGGTGCTCATTTCCTAGGTTCTGGAGCTCTGTATCTTTCTGTTGGTGGAATGCTGTT ATTTGTCTTGGCTTTTTCACTGGGAGCTGGCCCTGTTCCTGGTCTCCTTTTACCTGAGATCTTTTCCAACAAAATTCGGGCAAAGGCTATGGCTCTGTGCATGTCTGTGCATTGG GTGGTGAACTTTTTTGTTGGCTTGCTTTTCTTGCAACTACTGGAGCAACTGGGTGCACAAGTGTTATACTCCATATTCGCAGCCTTCTGCTTGATTGCAGCagtatttgtgaagaagaatgtGTTGGAGACGAAGGGCAAGACACTTCAAGAAATTGAAGTAGCACTACTATCATCTGAGTAG
- the LOC109710570 gene encoding probable plastidic glucose transporter 2 isoform X2 translates to MMHSKFNSSAYKRMSPKELTLVMDRDDESPVKTMNCAGQDDGNPSWRRSLPHVCVATITSFLFGYHVGVVNEPLESISLDLGFAGNTMEEGLVVSMCLGGAFFGCLFSGWIADGIGRRRAFQLSALPMIFGACLSASATSLEGMLAGRFLVGMGMGLGPPVASLYVTEVSPSSVRGTYGSFIQIATCLGLIGALLIGIPVKEYTAWWRVCFWVATVPAVLLAILMEFCAESPLWLYKRGRITDAEVQFERLLGGPHVKSAIAELSRSEKADEGESVRYSELFYGRHFRGSIIAMLLMDKLGRKVLLFGSFLGMATAMGLQSLAGGAHFLGSGALYLSVGGMLLFVLAFSLGAGPVPGLLLPEIFSNKIRAKAMALCMSVHWVVNFFVGLLFLQLLEQLGAQVLYSIFAAFCLIAAVFVKKNVLETKGKTLQEIEVALLSSE, encoded by the exons ATGATGCATTCGAAGTTTAATTCTTCGGCGTACAAGAGGATGTCGCCGAAGGAGCTAACCCTAGTCATGGATCGAGACGATGAGAGCCCAG TGAAGACGATGAACTGTGCGGGGCAAGACGATGGCAATCCCTCGTGGAGGAGATCTTTGCCGCACGTGTGCGTGGCGACGATCACGTCCTTTTTGTTCGGATACCACGTTGG TGTTGTTAATGAGCCTTTGGAGAGCATCTCCTTGGATCTAGGGTTCGCCGGGAACACAATGGAGGAAG GCCTTGTGGTGAGTATGTGTTTGGGTGGTGCTTTCTTTGGGTGTTTATTTAGTGGTTGGATTGCGGACGGAATTGGGCGTCGTAGGGCCTTTCAGTTGAGTGCCTTGCCTATGATTTTCGGAGCTTGTCTGAG TGCTTCGGCCACCAGTTTGGAGGGTATGCTTGCCGGTAGATTCTTGGTTGGAATGGGAATGGGATTGGGTCCTCCAGTCGCTTCTCTCTATGTGACAGAG GTTTCTCCTTCTTCAGTGAGGGGTACTTATGGGAGCTTCATTCAGATAGCGACATGCCTTGGACTTATAGGGGCTCTCTTGATTGGGATCCCGGTTAAGGAATACACTGCATG GTGGAGAGTATGTTTTTGGGTAGCTACAGTTCCTGCTGTTTTACTTGCTATACTCATGGAGTTCTGTGCAGAAAGTCCTCTCTGGCTCTATAAG CGTGGAAGAATAACTGATGCAGAAGTTCAATTTGAACGGCTTTTGGGAGGACCTCATGTCAAATCAGCAATTGCCGAACTGTCACGCTCAGAAAAAGCAGATGAAGGAGAAAGTGTTAGGTATTCAGAATTGTTTTATGGTCGCCATTTTAGAG GCTCTATTATTGCTATGCTTTTAATGGACAAGCTAGGACGGAAGGTGCTGCTTTTTGGTAGCTTCCTTGGTATG GCAACAGCAATGGGACTTCAGTCTCTTGCAGGAGGTGCTCATTTCCTAGGTTCTGGAGCTCTGTATCTTTCTGTTGGTGGAATGCTGTT ATTTGTCTTGGCTTTTTCACTGGGAGCTGGCCCTGTTCCTGGTCTCCTTTTACCTGAGATCTTTTCCAACAAAATTCGGGCAAAGGCTATGGCTCTGTGCATGTCTGTGCATTGG GTGGTGAACTTTTTTGTTGGCTTGCTTTTCTTGCAACTACTGGAGCAACTGGGTGCACAAGTGTTATACTCCATATTCGCAGCCTTCTGCTTGATTGCAGCagtatttgtgaagaagaatgtGTTGGAGACGAAGGGCAAGACACTTCAAGAAATTGAAGTAGCACTACTATCATCTGAGTAG